In the genome of Microcoleus vaginatus PCC 9802, the window TTTTTTCGAGTACCGTTGAATCTTTCATGAAATTTGACGGCTTACGGTTGTTTTTTGGGAACTTGAGACTGCTTCAAATTTTCGCACAAATTTCTGTTAATCAGGATACTAGCCAGCCGATGCCCGAGTTCATTCCAGTGACCCCCACAGGGTACAGAGTTCTCAAAACCGTGGGCGCAGACTTGATATTTTTCAGTGTAACCTTGGATCTGTTCGGATAAATTTAGTACCCGAAAACCCTCGCGCGCGCCCAATTTTTCCAGCCGCCTATCGGGATAAAACAAATCCTGAATGTTGTTCTTTCTCATAAAATTTTTTCGCCTCTCGGCATCCGGTCTAACTTGCATCGGATCGCCGATCGTCACAACCAAGAAATCAGCATTTTTCTGCACGACTTCATTCCGCATCGTCACAATCAAACCCTCTGTCACCCTCCAAGCCTCTTGCCAAGCTGCATCCTGAGGTTCCTTGAGGTTTTGGGTACTTAAAGCGGTAAAATCCTGCGATAACTCACGCTTTTTCCGCTCTAAGTCTACTTTTTTAATGACCTGCAAAATGCGCGAATTGTTGACGAGAAAAGTGGGCATCCGGTCTACGAAGGAAACTGCTCTTTCGTTGCGGTCGATCGGCGCCAGATTGCGAAAAGACATATCCGGTACTAACTTGCCGCTAGCATCATAAGCAAAAAATGGTCGGTAGCGATCGTATTCCAATTGCGGCGAATTGTTAATTATATCATTACCAATAAAAAAAGCAAGAATTACAATATCAGGACTGTAATCCCACACTTTTTTTCGCAGCATTATCAATTGTTGAGCAGTACCGTAGCCCTGCACCCCGAAATTCATGACCTCAACATTTTTGCGTCCCTTAACAGCTTCGCAGTTGCCTAACTTTCGTTCCAATTTCGACCAGAAAGTTTGTTCGACAGGTACCTGAATTGCTTCGGTGAAAGAATCGCCCAAAACCGCCACGCGCAAAGTATTTGGAGGTTTGGCTTTTGTATGTTCACGATCGCGCAAACCCTCGCTATTGACCTGCACAAGACTCGCACCTTCCCCATTCCACTCCCCCGACGCACCCGGTTTCAGCTTCCAGCCCAAATTCGGATCGGAAGTGTGGAAACCAGTTGGCGCCGAGTCTACGAAATCTCTTATTTTTGGATAGCCCTCAACTCTAGCAACTCGCAACCCAACTTCACCAATTACCACCCCCATCAATAAACCGCCGAGTGTCAAACCTAAATTGACACCCAAATTTTTCAACTTGCTCATTATTTCAAAACAGCGTGTAAATAAACGGAGCAATCACAGAACCCTGACTCAATACAATCAAAGCTCCTAAAAAGACTAAAGTCACAATTAACGGCAACATCCAATACTTTTGGCGTTCTTTCATAAACGCCCACAAATCTTTGAGAAAATCTAAAGTTGCTTCAAACACTTAAAAAGGACGCTCCATACTAACTTTTGTTCTTGCTTTACTTGGGATGCGGTAAGTATCCATTTTCGGATTGAGCTTTCGCCGCATTGCATCTTCGCCGAAAATATTTTTGATTACTCCCATCGGCCAAACTATCAGGTAAAAAACTATCCCTAAGACGAGCGGCGTTTGGATTTTGTGGAGGAGCAGTCCAAACCGCATCCATGCGTGATAAACGGGATTCAGCGATTTCGGCGCAACCAATCCTAGCACGATTAGGACGGCGCCGATTGCCCAGGGCAGCCAAGGTAGAGAATGCCGCCGCAGTAAAGGTACTGCTAAACCGAAGATCACTGCAATCAAGCCGCCAATTAGCAGCCCGAAATCGCGCAAGCCTTTTTTGTCGAGTTTTTTAATTTCGTCGCTCATTAGAAATGGGGAATTGGGAATTGGGAATTGGGAATTGGGAATTAGTTATTAGTTATTCGTTCCCACAAATAACTAATAACTAATAACTAATGACTAATCTAGTTCAAATTCATTTTTCCAAGCATCATCTTGTTTCCAAGGAATTTGTTCGGACTTGGGAAGCAAGTAATTTTCCAAAACCAGATAGTCCATTTCGGTTCGCATGAAACAGCGGTAAGCATCCTCTGGAGTGCAAACAATGGGTTCGCCTCGGACGTTGAAAGAAGTATTTACGACAATCGAACAGCCCGATCGCTTTTCAAAATGGCTGATTAAGTCATAGTAGCGAGGATTGGTTTCTTTGTGAACAGTTTGGATGCGAGCCGAGTAATCGACGTGGGTGACAGCCGGAATTTCTGAGCGCGGAATGTTGAGCTTTTCAATGCCAAACAACTGCTCTTGTTCCGCAGTCATGGGAATGCGGAGACTCGCTTTGACAGGTGCTACTAATAGCATATAAGGGCTAGAATGGTCAATCTCGAAATAATCCGCAACTCGCTCGGCTAAGATTGACGGCGCAAAAGGTCGAAATGATTCCCGATATTTAATTTTCAGGTTCATCACGGACTGCATTTTAGCACTGCGGGGATCGCCAATGATCGATCGACCGCCCAGAGCCCGCGGCCCAAATTCCATCCGCCCTTGGAACCATCCCACCACATTTCCCTGTTCCAAAATCTCAGCCAACTGCGGCATTAATTCGGCATCGTCCAATCGGTGGTAGCTGGCTTTGACAGCATCCAAATATTCGAGAATTTCTGCGTCAGTAAACCTCGGCCCCAAATAAGAGCCGCGCATTTGATCGTGACAAGTTAAATGAGCAACAGACTTCGCCAAAGTTGCCACCGCTTGGTTTGCAGTGAGAACTTCACTCCTCTCCTCAACCGCTGCGTTTGTAGTGACAAGCTCAGTCTTGAGGGATTCTGTACTATTTGCTGTCGAGTTCGCGCTCACAGTGCGAGGTTGTTCGCAATACTGGTACCAAATCGCCAAAGCCGCGCCCAAAGCACCGCCAGCATCTCCCGCCGCCGGCTGAATCCAAATATCTTTGAAAATACCTTCCCGCAAGAGTCTGCCGTTAGCAACGCAGTTGAGAGCAACGCCGCCCGCAAGACAAAGATAATCGACATTCAATTCTTTTTTAACTGTTCTGCAAAGCCGCAAAACAACTTCTTCGGTAACAACTTGAATGGAAGCGGCTATATCCATTTCCCGCTGAGTCAATTTTCCTTCAGCTTGACGCGGCGGCCCTTCAAACAGTTCGTCAAACTTCTTATTTGTCATGGTTAAGCCAACAGTATAGTTGAAATAATCCATGTTCAAACGGAAAGTTCCGTCATCTTTGAGGTCTATTAAATAGTTGAGAATTTTGTCTACATACTTGGGTTCGCCGTAAGGAGCTAAACCCATGAGTTTGTATTCGCCAGAGTTGACTTTGAAGCCGGTGTAATAGGTGAAAGCTGAATAAAGCAAGCCCAAGGAGTGGGGAAAATCGATTTCCCACTGAGGTGTAAGTTCGTTGCCGTCTCCCAACCAAACCGAGGTTGTTGCCCACTCGCCCACGCCGTCTAGGCACAAAACGGCTGCTTTTTGAAACGGGCTGGGGAAAAATGCCGATGCTGCGTGGGATTGGTGGTGTTCGGTAAATAGCAGAGATGGCAGTTTATTCGTTTTGCAGTTGGCCATTTCTGCGAGCTCTCTTTTGAGCATGGTTTTGAGGTAAAGCTTTTCTTTGAGCCATATCGGCATGGCTGTTAGGAAAGAGCGAAAACCTTGGGGCGCGTAGGCTAAATAGGTTTCGAGAAGGCGCTCGAATTTGACTAAAGGTTTGTCGTAAAAGACTATTCGATCGAGTTCCCGCAAATCTATTTTCGCTTCTTTCAAGCAATAAGCGATCGCATTCTTGGGAAATCTGGCGTCGTGCTTTTTGCGGGAAAATCTTTCTTCCTGCGCTGCGGCTATAATTTCTCCATCGCGAATTAAGGCTGCGGCGCTGTCGTGATAGTACGCCGAGATTCCAAGTATGTTCATTCGTCTCCTCACAAATCGCAATGCGTTTGTATCTGACTATTTAGAATAGCTATCGATTATAGCTGCTTAAGTACGGATTTGGGCGATAGTTTTGCGATCGCCTCTAATTTTACCTGGATCGATGTCGGTGGGCCACCCGAGGGCGATCGCCTGTTAGAGAGCATTTAAGCTAGCGCCGGCGTATCCTGCGCCCCCAAGCTCTGAAGTAAGTGACCACCGGGAATTGATAAAATTCACCTACCAACCACAGCACGATGCCTAAATGCGACAAAAAAGCTAAGCCTGTCCAAGCTGCAGGCACCCACGACAACCGGCTGCCGGGAACCGGGGGAAAATAGTAAGCTGAAAGTCCCAGCAAGGTAGTGGGAAGGAAAATTAGACCAATAGCCGCTGCCAAGTAGGGCCATCCGAATTCTACGCCTTCGAGGTGGGCTCCTATCCACCGTTTGCCGTTCCAGTGCCAAGTTACGGGCGGTTGGCGATCGGCCATTTGGAGCGATTGTCTTTCAACGCTTGCGGTATAAATGTGCTGGCAGAAGTTGCAAGCTAGGGCGTCCATCATCGGCATGGTATAAATTTGACCGGTGCGGCACACGGGACAGGGATATGTATCTTGAGGGTTGAAAGGTCGGGGTGATTTGTGGAAAATATGCATAGATCAGGCTGTTTGTCAAGATATTGAGCGATCTTAACAAAGTACAGAGATTATGCGTTGGCTGAGGGCGGTTTTTGTATGATTGTTGGTTTTTTCACGCTTACGGGCCCCACGGGTTAATGCAGTTTCATGGTGGATGATTCGGATTAATTGCGGTGATTGTTGCTATAGCGAATTCTGGCTCCTGCCCAGTGAAGTTTTTCCCTCAAAGTGTTGTAATAAGAATAGTTTTCCCGCAAAATAATAAACTTGGCTTCGCAGTCTGCCCTCCGCACGTCTACGCGCTGTCCTGGCCAAATTGCAGTCCCCAAAATGCCGTCTGTCCAGAGTTTTGTACTGAGTTCGTAATCTGCTAAAGGCCAAATGCTGACGACTGAACCGGGCGGCAGGACGATCGCCCGACTGGATAAACTCAAAGGGCAAATCGGAGTAACTGCGATCGCCTCCATTCCCGAGTGCATAATCGGCCCGTTGGCAGATGCGGTGTAGCAAGTCGAACCGGTGGGAGTTGCCACAATTAAACCATCGCCTTGATATTGATCGACTACTTCGCCGTCAACTTCCATTTCTAGAATACAGCTCGGCATTCGATCGGCTGAAGCAGGTTTGACACACATTTCATTTAGTGCCAAAAATCGATCGCTTTCCGGTTCAAGATTAGTTCTGTTTCCCTCAAAAATCGCCGCCTGCAACATCATCCGCTTCTGTACGGCATACCTGTCTTCCGAAAGTCTGTCCCAAATATCCTCAGTATTTTGGAAATCCTCAAAAGACTCGCTTAAAAAACCCAGATGTCCCCCCACATTCGCTGCCAAAATCGGGATGCCGTCAGCCGCCAAATTCCGCGCAGCAGCTAGGGCCGTACCGTCGCCCCCCAGCACTACCGCTAAATCAATTGGGCTGTTACTAGAAGCTAAAAACACCGGATACGGGTTATCTTTCGGGCCACTCGGCCCCATTAAAACGTGACACCCGCGACTTTCTAATTGGCGGGCACACTGTTCTGCCCACCGCTGGCTGAGGGTATCTCTGGCTTTGTGGGCGATAATTACTTGTTTTAGTTGCACAACCTATCGATTTTAGATTTTAGATTTTGGATTTTAGATGATTAGATTTTAGACTGAATTGCCGCGAGCGGGACGATCGCACCGCACATCGATTTTAGACTTTAGATTTTAGATTTTAGATGATTAGATTTTAGACTGAAGTGCCGCGACCGGGACGATCGCACTGTTGTACTCGGAAAAATATTATTCCGATGCCGCAGGGCATCTCCCCTCGGAGATTCTGCCTCTGGTTTATAGCCATTCCAAAAAGTAATCCAATTTTTGGCAAGCTGCAAACCCTTATCTCATATCAATTCCGGTTATATCGGAATGATTAAACCACAGAGGACGCAGAGGATACAGAGGAAGGGAACAGAGATGAATAATTCCGATGAAGGGCGGATTTGATATCATCTGTCATTCCCAATTCTTTAATGGAAAATCGAAAATCGAAAATGGTATTATCCCTCGCTGCGGCTGGATTTGGGCCGCGGCCAGATAATGCTGGAATCGGCCGCGAGTAGGCGAGAAACTGCGATCGCCCCAAAGCGGTTGAGGTGGCTGGGGTCAAAAAAATAGTCGTTACGGCCCGGCCAGCGCTGCGACAAGTCGCGGAAAGCGAAGCCTTTTTGCCGCGAGAGTTGCTGCATTCGCTGCCGGAACTGCTGTTCTGCCCACAGGCGAGTTCCGTCTAAGTAGTCGTTGGTGAGGGGCAAATTAACGAAAATTAGGGGAATTTTGCGAGCTTTGGTAAATGCTACAACTGAATTAAAGGCTGTTGCTTGTTTGCCTCCGAGGTTGAAGTTTTCGTAGTCGCGATCGTACTGGCCTGAAACGTAAGCGCGTTCCCGATAATAAGTGTTGGGGTTGTAAGTGCCCGATATAGCCATGAATCCGTTAGAGTCGATCGAATCTGCCAATTGGTTGAGTTGTCTGATGGCTACTGTTGTGCGTCGCGAGACTGGAATCAATTGTGCTTTTTGGGTTGCTGCATTCGCTGCGATCGGTTTTAACTCATATCTTGCAGCATTCTCAGCAACGGGCAAGATGCCGGTTCCACTAGACAGGAATTTGATTGTGGGGTGGGTGTCAGCAACAGGCAAGATGCCGGTTCCACTGGACAGGAATTTGAGTGTGGGGTGGGCCTCTTGCCCGCCCCTGAAAGGTCGATCGACAGATGCCAATGCTTTGCGGAAAGTGTTGTTAGCGCAGGGCTGCGGGAATCTGTAACACAGCGGAATCTCCTTGGGTTCATCCGACGGCAGTTCGGGGCGAATGCCTGCTGCTAAAAGTTGGCTGCCTTCAGAATCGACGATCGAATTAAAAGTGCGATCGTCCCGGCCGCTGTTAAATCCGCGCACACCATCCGCCCAGACAATCATTTGAGGCAAATGCTCCGGCTTCAAAAGCCGCCGCAGTTGAAAGTCAACTACTTGTGCAGTTGCGCCGTTGACTGAAAAGTTAAATACTTTTAAGCCCGGACGGCCCCTTTGGGCCAAAGATTGTTTTAGCTGTTTGGGATCGACGCCCTGCAATGCCCGGGAACTGCCGACAATCAAAACATCTGGTGGGCCGACAGTCGCAACGTAGGATAGGTAAAGTTCTAGTTGTTCGTTTAGCAAATCGCTGCTGAAGCTGACTGTACTGGCTTGCGATCTGGTTGCGCTCGCTTGCTGCTGGGAATAAACCAGGTTTCTCATGTACTCGATTACTTTTTTCTCCGCAAACGCCCGTCTGGGACTGCCGGCGGGAACCGCTTGCATCCAGGCGACGGCCTGTACCCACAGGGCGGCTACTTTGTCCCAGTCTTGTTTTGAATTGGCTGATTGAGCCAAATTAGAAGCTTGGGTGGCAAAGTTAACTGCCTCGGTGAAGCCATCGTTTTGAGGGCATGAGGGAACGCGGACGGATTTTTTGGATTTGTTGGGATTTCGGGCTAACAGAGACGTTGGGGACTGGGCTAGGACTGCCGATTCGATCGAACCCGATGGCGCTGCGGTGTTGGGCGGCTTCGTTGACGAACATCCCAAAGTTAAGGCTAGCAAGGCGGTTGCGGCACAGGTACGTTTGAGGATGCTGGTGCTGATGCTAGCAATGTAGCGGCGAATCATAAAGCTTTCAGCGATCGCGAAACATTAATAGATATTACCGCAAGCCACCATTCGTCTGCAGCGGCGATGGTGACTTTTGAGTATTTATGTATGGGATTCGATGACTGCTTCGGCTTCAAGGGCGATCGACCTCAATTTATCCAATGTATCCTGGTTCGCACTCTGCCATAACCCCCGCTGACGAGCTTCTAGCAATCTTTCCGCCATATCTCGCAGTGCCCAAGGATTGTTTTCTTGAATAAATGTCTGCACTTTCTCATCAAAAATGTAAGCCTCTGCGATTCCTTCATACATAAAATCCTCTACACAATTTGCCGTAGCATCGTAAGCAAACAAAAAATCTACAGTTGCTGCAATTTCAAACGCGCCTTTATAACCGTGTCGCATGGCACCTTCTATCCATTTGGGATTCACAGCCCTGCTGCGATAAACCCGCGCAATTTCTTCTCTCAGTTGCCGCACTTTCGGATTTT includes:
- a CDS encoding sxtJ — encoded protein: MSDEIKKLDKKGLRDFGLLIGGLIAVIFGLAVPLLRRHSLPWLPWAIGAVLIVLGLVAPKSLNPVYHAWMRFGLLLHKIQTPLVLGIVFYLIVWPMGVIKNIFGEDAMRRKLNPKMDTYRIPSKARTKVSMERPF
- a CDS encoding NAD(+) kinase, whose amino-acid sequence is MQLKQVIIAHKARDTLSQRWAEQCARQLESRGCHVLMGPSGPKDNPYPVFLASSNSPIDLAVVLGGDGTALAAARNLAADGIPILAANVGGHLGFLSESFEDFQNTEDIWDRLSEDRYAVQKRMMLQAAIFEGNRTNLEPESDRFLALNEMCVKPASADRMPSCILEMEVDGEVVDQYQGDGLIVATPTGSTCYTASANGPIMHSGMEAIAVTPICPLSLSSRAIVLPPGSVVSIWPLADYELSTKLWTDGILGTAIWPGQRVDVRRADCEAKFIILRENYSYYNTLREKLHWAGARIRYSNNHRN
- a CDS encoding SGNH/GDSL hydrolase family protein, whose amino-acid sequence is MSKLKNLGVNLGLTLGGLLMGVVIGEVGLRVARVEGYPKIRDFVDSAPTGFHTSDPNLGWKLKPGASGEWNGEGASLVQVNSEGLRDREHTKAKPPNTLRVAVLGDSFTEAIQVPVEQTFWSKLERKLGNCEAVKGRKNVEVMNFGVQGYGTAQQLIMLRKKVWDYSPDIVILAFFIGNDIINNSPQLEYDRYRPFFAYDASGKLVPDMSFRNLAPIDRNERAVSFVDRMPTFLVNNSRILQVIKKVDLERKKRELSQDFTALSTQNLKEPQDAAWQEAWRVTEGLIVTMRNEVVQKNADFLVVTIGDPMQVRPDAERRKNFMRKNNIQDLFYPDRRLEKLGAREGFRVLNLSEQIQGYTEKYQVCAHGFENSVPCGGHWNELGHRLASILINRNLCENLKQSQVPKKQP